The proteins below are encoded in one region of Huiozyma naganishii CBS 8797 chromosome 7, complete genome:
- the FYV8 gene encoding Fyv8p (similar to Saccharomyces cerevisiae FYV8 (YGR196C); ancestral locus Anc_5.145), with translation MADQVERKKSYRWVSASHVNYDGADWDTDSGSDLESNDPRNAKPSTIAEPLPTLPEQNGSRQDHVDVETQKEHKAPSTPHLQNSLGGNPEHDAQDGTRLKETPMMANIVSPSMQSSSPLMSTPNLNVSSSKMSSGKKSPSRSINHDLDNLMKQISKEMTPLLPSKEKFNDQSSVSNDSLHDDPEIFTSARATQSPFQHPDNIQRSSGPTDVEQDVPRNQHSSIGQQSLNSSTSKSDGDEESLRVSKNGYFEEYMDSDHSGSDDDAQDDDSVISVEEHNEQININGDDSLSTKNSHQGGANQIQDTVEDASTFQNPDLEVDEKISQEENKAMHYTNQVANQGEEQQDTTEKTPVPLQLSEHNNYSELSIPDTISSHDHSSDELQSNGEEEQVLPEHSQQHDDRSHHQDTESNVTNMYDDDTLSFTQSVGYEQESAILPEVEENADFKFSNKEHRTSIIESSEDDDYHQNIKDAGHATDNGSDGSSIKVSKNGYFSEMFDYDQNDRDIEGNKHTEQTNNVDTDTLSGIGGNLAENSPDRSETSMKQKDTNVIDRGDAEIDDGSVPSEHADIDGNTTDEDTNDMTTSRKSVNMGKWKPDTDSLRNDFVQETAKKAVPEGFVLDKDGKLVDLTPSSMKPRVVSTYSEIESGWNVFPSQTGENDDLETIKDTKTLYDNSTIYNVPGLIAKNQNLPPLPEKMMPTQEEVDDDYKPSMSLVASAPSHLNEDGLGISQPNSKDTAKATSNAENMPKLDTCKILLAKTSNKTKYTQLNEYSQALSEYDSGIQTWISFSLKSTSNSDKDYLFQNYKQNKHVKEAYAKADDISKKYTVSNTVASVNQNVNQIRKKVFHHGIKPKSLFSTISKGVKL, from the coding sequence ATGGCCGATCAAGTGGAAAGGAAGAAGTCTTACAGATGGGTGAGTGCATCCCACGTTAACTACGATGGAGCAGACTGGGATACGGACAGTGGAAGCGACCTTGAAAGTAATGATCCCCGGAATGCTAAGCCATCAACAATAGCCGAGCCGCTTCCAACATTGCCTGAACAGAATGGTAGTCGGCAAGACCATGTGGATGTTGAAACACAGAAGGAACACAAAGCTCCTTCAACACCGCATTTGCAAAACAGCCTCGGAGGTAACCCAGAACACGATGCCCAAGATGGTACGAGGCTGAAGGAAACACCAATGATGGCCAACATTGTGTCACCGAGCATGCAGTCATCATCGCCCCTAATGAGCACACCGAATCTCAATGTCAGTAGTTCCAAAATGTCCAGTGGCAAGAAGTCGCCGAGTAGGAGCATCAACCATGATTTGGATAATTTGATGAAGCAGATATCCAAAGAGATGACACCATTGTTGCcatcgaaagaaaaatttaaTGACCAAAGTAGCGTTTCTAATGATTCGCTGCATGATGACCCTGAAATTTTCACCAGCGCAAGAGCTACTCAAAGTCCTTTCCAGCATCCAGACAATATTCAAAGAAGCTCTGGGCCAACggatgttgaacaagacGTGCCGCGAAATCAGCACAGTAGCATCGGGCAACAAAGTTTAAACTCCTCTACCTCGAAAAGTGATGGAGATGAGGAAAGCCTCAGGGTGTCAAAGAACGGCTACTTTGAGGAATACATGGACTCGGATCATAGTGGGTCAGACGATGATGCTCAGGATGATGATTCTGTGATATCTGTGGAAGAGCACAATGAGCAAATAAATATAAATGGAGACGACAGCTTAAGTACAAAAAACAGTCATCAGGGGGGAGCAAATCAAATCCAAGATACCGTTGAGGACGCATCAACTTTCCAAAATCCTGATTTAGAAGTAGATGAGAAGATTAGTCAAGAGGAAAATAAAGCCATGCATTATACAAACCAAGTAGCAAATCAAGGTGAAGAGCAACAAGATACAACTGAGAAGACCCCCGTGCCTTTACAACTGTCAGAGCATAACAACTATTCTGAACTGAGTATACCTGATACGATATCTTCCCATGATCATTCTTCAGATGAATTGCAGAGCAAtggagaagaggagcaAGTTTTACCGGAACACTCGCAGCAGCATGACGACAGGTCACATCATCAAGACACTGAATCCAATGTTACCAACATGTATGATGACGATACGCTTTCGTTTACCCAGTCTGTTGGGTACGAACAAGAGTCTGCCATACTTCCTGAGGTAGAAGAGAACGCAGATTTCAAGTTTAGCAATAAAGAACATCGTACATCAATCATTGAATCTAGTGAAGACGATGATTATCATCAAAACATCAAGGATGCAGGTCATGCCACGGATAATGGCAGCGATGGATCTTCGATaaaagtttcaaagaatgGGTATTTTTCCGAGATGTTTGATTATGATCAAAACGACCGTGATATTGAAGGAAATAAGCATACTGAGCAAACAAACAATGTAGATACTGACACTCTGTCTGGTATTGGAGGAAATTTGGCAGAAAATAGCCCTGATCGCTCCGAGACATCAATGAAGCAAAAAGACACCAATGTGATAGATCGCGGAGATGCAGAGATAGACGATGGATCCGTTCCTTCTGAACACGCTGATATTGATGGTAACACGACTGATGAAGATACTAACGACATGACCACCTCGAGGAAATCTGTCAACATGGGAAAATGGAAACCGGACACGGATTCCTTGAGAAATGATTTTGTTCAAGAGACCGCCAAAAAGGCTGTTCCTGAGGGCTTTGTTTTGGACAAAGATGGCAAATTAGTAGACTTGACCCCATCGAGCATGAAACCAAGAGTAGTTTCTACTTACTCTGAGATTGAGAGCGGCTGGAACGTGTTTCCATCTCAGACTGGGGAAAATGATGATCTCGAAACCATCAAGGATACTAAAACCCTTTATGATAATAGTACTATCTACAATGTTCCTGGTCTAATAGCCAAGAACCAAAATCTACCGCCTCTGCCTGAGAAAATGATGCCAACCCAAGAAGAGGTAGACGATGACTACAAGCCGTCAATGTCGCTTGTGGCTTCTGCACCAAGTCACCTCAATGAGGATGGCTTGGGTATTTCACAGCCCAACTCCAAGGATACCGCGAAGGCGACCTCGAACGCAGAAAATATGCCGAAATTGGATACATGTAAGATACTCTTGGCCAAAACGTCTAACAAAACAAAGTATACACAATTGAACGAGTATAGCCAAGCCCTATCTGAATATGACTCCGGTATACAAACATGGATTAGCTTCTCTCTGAAGTCCACTTCGAATAGTGATAAGGACTATTTGTTCCAAAACTACAAACAAAATAAGCATGTTAAAGAGGCATACGCTAAAGCAGACGATATTAGTAAAAAATACACAGTTAGCAATACAGTAGCCAGTGTAAATCAGAACGTTAATCAAATTAGGAAAAAGGTGTTTCATCATGGTATCAAACCCAAATCATTGTTCAGCACAATTAGTAAAGGAGTTAAATTGTAG
- the SNG1 gene encoding Sng1p (similar to Saccharomyces cerevisiae SNG1 (YGR197C) and YJR015W; ancestral locus Anc_5.143) yields the protein MQGDTTNGKSLDSTRMNSMDGSSSSRGSAEASSVADDIEGYEQSKVEPLGVPLQPVRTSLFSPRMKGTRKKILIKFVLVNLLLGAFILSLLTVYWGATYRTTKHLRRVTVVAVLEDDPVDSPISEGMTDALPGLIDANPLGWKIFNTSHFMAKYNLDNRSEISERLIKLVYDEKYWFAFHLKPNMTFSLYNSLVNAGPDTVRFNSTEFVDVVYETGRDPASVASVMIPYVKELQSQWKNYYQSTYLPSFLSNITNTNDFQARPQMWSTLGDITFNFIDYRPFYDRIILSPLQVGMIYCIILTVFQFAVFGPLHMEMARVLKPKHIFIYRLFMSWSTYFFMSLFFCTVSAMMQIDFTRAFGRGGFVVYWFSTLLVMAAVGGANENVIGLIVVYGPQYLTSWLLTWIIMNIASSFYPLVLNNVFYRYGYMMPLHNGVDIFKVIFLNVSKQHMGRNYGILVAWIAVNTILAPVVMKFIGKKAQQNGKLQDQAVLKKYNLLQDSS from the coding sequence ATGCAGGGCGATACAACGAACGGGAAAAGTTTGGATAGTACGAGAATGAACTCAATGGACGGCAGTAGCAGCAGTCGTGGTAGTGCTGAAGCTAGCAGTGTCGCAGACGATATTGAAGGGTACGAGCAATCTAAGGTGGAACCTTTGGGTGTCCCCCTGCAGCCGGTGAGGACGAGTCTTTTCTCTCCCAGGATGAAGGggacgaggaagaagatTCTCATAAAGTTTGTACTGGTCAATTTGTTACTGGGGGCGTTCATCCTCTCACTGTTGACAGTGTACTGGGGGGCGACATACAGAACCACTAAACATTTGCGTAGAGTCACCGTGGTGGCTGTGTTGGAGGATGATCCTGTGGATTCCCCCATTAGCGAGGGTATGACAGATGCCCTGCCAGGTTTGATTGATGCTAACCCTTTAGGCTGGAAAATCTTCAATACTTCCCATTTTATGGCAAAGTACAACTTAGATAACCGTTCAGAGATATCCGAGCGGTTGATCAAGCTTGTGTACGACGAGAAATACTGGTTTGCGTTCCACTTGAAACCTAATATGACTTTCTCATTGTATAACTCTTTGGTCAATGCGGGGCCCGACACGGTCCGGTTCAATTCTACCGAGTTTGTGGATGTGGTCTACGAGACGGGGAGGGATCCCGCAAGTGTTGCGTCCGTCATGATACCGTATGTGAAGGAACTTCAAAGCCAGTGGAAGAACTACTATCAAAGCACGTACCTACCTTCGTTCCTTTCCAATATTACCAATACGAACGACTTTCAAGCAAGACCACAAATGTGGTCTACCCTGGGGGACATCACATTCAACTTCATTGATTACAGACCCTTCTATGACCGGATAATCTTATCGCCGTTGCAAGTTGGTATGATTTACTGTATCATTTTAACGGTTTTCCAGTTTGCTGTCTTCGGTCCATTGCACATGGAGATGGCGCGCGTCTTGAAACCAAAACACATTTTCATTTACAGACTGTTCATGTCGTGGTCAACGTACTTCTTCAtgtccctcttcttctgcacCGTTTCAGCAATGATGCAGATCGACTTCACAAGGGCATTCGGCCGCGGTGGGTTTGTCGTCTACTGGTTTTCCACTTTGCTCGTCATGGCCGCCGTCGGTGGTGCAAACGAAAACGTTATAGGTCTCATTGTAGTGTACGGCCCACAATATTTGACTTCATGGCTGTTGACGTGGATTATCATGAACATCGCTTCAAGTTTCTACCCACTCGTCCTAAACAACGTTTTTTACAGATACGGTTACATGATGCCTTTGCACAACGGTGTCGATATATTCAAAGTGATATTCCTAAACGTATCGAAACAACATATGGGGAGGAACTACGGTATATTGGTAGCGTGGATTGCTGTAAACACCATCCTTGCTCCTGTAGTGATGAAATTCATCGGTAAAAAGGCGCAACAAAACGGTAAGCTACAAGACCAAGcagttttgaagaaatacaaTTTACTGCAGGACAGTTCGTAG